atataaaatagggcccacaaaaaagaataaataaaatacatgtGTATATTTCTCTTTTATGAAGCTAAATAAGCTTATCTTCTTTTGTGTATgctcaatttttttttttagtatttttGTCTTATGCATAACttatacattattatattccccactatttataattaaaagttATAcccatatgtatatgcagCATATATGAtgctaattttttttaaattttattttatcaattgTTTATCTTTAAAAGTGTATTTACGTGTTataacataattattttgtttttaaaacatgtttgacttataaaaaaataaaaaaataaaaaaatgttaaaatagaaaaaacaTATGTGAAAGTCTTTTTTGACTTTTCTCGTTTATTTCTTCAGTCCATCTTTTTCTCATTTGTACTTTTTCCTTTGCTTTTTCTGACAAAATgggaaaatgataaaataatgagGGCAAGGTGCACACACATTTTGCatagaataaaaaacgTGTGCAAACGAcccaatatataaaatggcTAGCTCAAGTAgccaaataaataaaaaaatagctagctaaaaataattagcTTAAAATGGCTAGCTACCatagaaaataacaaaGACTTACCTAACAGCCGCTgcataaacaaatatgcTTCCGGGAATGTAGAGAAACAAAACGAACATGcaaaaatagtaaatgtcaatttgaaaattcaaattattaGGCATTGCATAGGGAAATGATCTTAAAAAAGGAGTTGCCTGAATGTTTTTTAGACTAGTCAGTGTACATACAACTTCAGATACAATTCCTATTGGGTATAGTATCAATGgaactataaaaaaagtaaaataatattatataaatcgGAAAGGGTagatatattcataatgcATGTCAACATAAGTCACAACTTTTGGGGTCATGGAAATATTTCCCCATTATGTCTGCCCATTGTTTTGGTAAATATGAATACACATAGTTAGTCATTTGGCtataaagtttttttttagtcaAGCATACGTTTATTTCGTAAGGATACTAATATTCCAATTCTTATATTTAGCGAGCTGAGTGAATATATAAGGTAGCGAATTATATCTATAATTGCCCATGGAATTAAACAAGACAATATCCATTTGTTATTGTTTGGTAAATagttaaaaattaaatgaacaataaaaaaacggCTGAATATTTGAGTCACCACTATTTTAAAATCTGATCTTATTAAAcctgtaaaaaaaaaattacaaaaatatgtgcATGTTTTGCAAAATGGCTATTTACAAATGGCTATAAAGATTTAACAGAATTAGGCATACCGAAAAGTGATGATATTACATCAAAAATGGCTAATGTCTGAGTTATTGTTATCAGATTTTTATGTTGGGCCCAGAATTTGGTAATAGGGtatttatctttatataaagCAAACTCTAACGAAACATACAACACACATACCCACAATGCACAGGATACggcattataaataaataaaaatctaTTCTTTATacccatttttttaaagaaaattcGGATATTATGAATACTTGTATAAtggatatattatatataccccaaaatatatcaattcTGCAAATTGatagttaaaaaattgtttattttatatgataaggcatattttaattgacacgaaaaatgtttatataataatatccttttaaaacaaaatactaata
This region of Plasmodium chabaudi chabaudi strain AS genome assembly, chromosome: 13 genomic DNA includes:
- a CDS encoding protein tyrosine phosphatase-like protein, putative, with the protein product MGIKNRFLFIYNAVSCALWVCVLYVSLEFALYKDKYPITKFWAQHKNLITITQTLAIFDVISSLFGLIRSDFKIVVTQIFSRFFIVHLIFNYLPNNNKWILSCLIPWAIIDIIRYLIYSLSSLNIRIGILVSLRNKLPLILYPIGIVSEVVCTLTSLKNIQATPFLRSFPYAMPNNLNFQIDIYYFCMFVLFLYIPGSIFVYAAAVRKSKGKSTNEKKMD